From Deltaproteobacteria bacterium:
AAAAGAATTTTATCACCTTTCAAGGGGCACAATGATACCATTTTTTTATAGACAATAAAGACGAAAAATCATCCTTTTTCTCCTGCTGAAACGACGCCGGTGATGGTGGCCTGGAATGGATTGAATTCACTTGACTTTAGCGCTATATCTGTTAAAATTACTCTCTTGATTACGGGCCTATAGCTCAGTTGGCTAGAGCCACCGGCTCATAACCGGTAGGTCCCTGGTTCGAGTCCAGGTGGGCCCACCAGATTTTTCATGAAAGAGAGCAAAATGAGAATCTGCTGTTATGATGGCATAAAAAAAAATATGATACAAAATACAAAAAAATGCACCTGAAAGGGTGCATTTTTTTTTGTTGCTGCTCATGGGGAGAAGGGTGATTTTAATAAAAGATCTTTTCAGCATAATGGAAGAAATAGCTCCCGCCCGCTATGCGGCGGATTGGGATAACGTGGGTCTGCAGATCGGTAATCCTCATGATGGAGCCCGGGGGATTATGGTTGCCCTCGACACCTCGCTGGCTGCCGTAAAAGAAGCGGCATCAAAGGGCTTTAACCTCCTTGTTACGCATCACCCTTTTTTATTTTCACCGGTAAAAACAATAGATTTTTCCACTCCACAGGGAAAAATCATCAAAGAAGCGATAGGTTCGGGACTTACGGTTTTCTCGGCCCATACAAACCTGGACAGCACAGAAGGGGGAATTAACGATATGCTGGGCGATCTTCTCGGTCTCACAGAGACTTCACCCATGGAGCCCTTTGAAGGGAACAACTCGGCAGGTATGGGGCGGGTCGGCAGTGTGAAGGGAGAAAAAAACCTGGGAGAATTTGCCGCGCTGGTCAAAGAGCGTTTCAATGTTGACAGCATCAAGGTACTTGGCAATGGGGATAAAAAAATTAGCCGTATCGCGCTTTGCGGTGGCAGTGGCGGCAGTTTGATAAGGCTTGCATCAAAGCTTGGGGCTCAACTCTATATTTCAGGGGATATAAGCTATCATCAGGCGAGAGAAGCCGAAGATATGGGCCTGTCCATTATAGATCCGGGGCATTTTTCATCTGAGAAGATTGTCGTAGAGGGCCTTGCGAAAATCCTGAGAGAAAAATTGCAGATTAAAAAAATTGACCTTCCTGTTGCAGCGTTCTGCGGTGAGAAGGAACCTTTTGTTGTAGTATAAATACCAGGAAAGGAAGTGGGAATTTGAAAGATCAGTTGAAATTACTGGAACAGCTCCAGGAAATAGACCAGAAGATTGAGAGGATAAAAAGTGACATTGACTTTTTCCCAAGGGAGGCTGAAAGGCTCGAAGCGGCTCTTGGTGAGGATGAACTGGTAGCAACGGAGATAAAGGATGAGCTGGCAATTCATGAAAAGCAGAAGAAGGAGTTTGATGAGGAACTTACCATCAATACGGAAAAGCTGACCAAATTTAAAGAAAGATTGCGCGAGATAAAAACCAACACTGAATACCAGGCCTCCCTCAAAGAGATTGACCAGGCAACGAAGAGAAACACCGAGATAGAAGATGAGTTGCTTGAACTCATGGAGAAGACGGAAGAAGAGTCTAAAAAACTGGAAACGGCTGAAGCAGACTTTGCCGAAAAGAAGGCTGCCATGGAAGAGGAGAAGAGAAAACTGCTTGCAAACAGGGAGAAAATGGAAGCAGAACTTGAAACCGTAAGAGGGGAAAGAGACACTCATCTTAAAACCATCCTTCCCGAAGCAGCAGCCGTTTACGAGACTGTCAGTTCAAGGCTGAAAAGGGGGCCTGTCATCATCAGTGTTAACGGCAATGCCTGTTCAGGGTGTCATATGCACATACCGCCTCAACTGGTAAACGATGTCATGAGGTATGAAAAGCTCTACCAGTGTCCCAACTGCCACCGTATTATCAAAGTGGAAGATTGACACTCGCCCATTGTATTAATAAGGGCTTCATTATATAATTAGAAGGGTGAGAAGCTCAGGTAATCGCTGGTTCTCCAGAGGGAACGAGAGGAAAGTCCGGGCTCCGCAGGGCAGGATGCTCCCTAACGGGGAGTGGGGGCGACCCTAAGGAAAGTGCCACAGAAAAAAGACTACCTTGCGGCTTTGGCCACAGGGAAAAGGTGAAAAGGTGAGGTAAGAGCTCACCAGTTTTCCGGGTGACCGGAAAAGCTTGGTAAACCCCATCCGGAGCAAGACCAAATAGGAAGGCGTTTAAGGGCGGCCCGTCCAGGGCCTTCGGGTTGGTTGCTTGAGGCAGGAGGCAACTCCTGCCCTAGATGAATGATTACCGCCCCGCAAGGGGAGACAGAACCCGGCTTATGAGTTTCTCACTTTAAATAAAAAAATGGCCTGTAGAGGTGTTCATTTCTACAGGCCATTTATGTTTTTTGTCTCCCCCCCCCATTTTTCCCCTTTAAGGGATGAAGGGGATTCTTAAGCCACTTCTTCTACTTCAAAAAGGCCGGCATACCGGTCTTCTTCAAGCAATATTTTTTTTACCTTTCCCTGCCAGAGTGAGAAGAACTCTTCTTTCTGCTCTTTCGAGGCAGCGCCGGAAATAGTGAGGCCCGCCACTTCACCCATACGCGGGTTTTCAGGGAGCGCCTGAGGGTTGTAGACGATCTTTACTTTTTTTCCGTTATCTCTTCTTTCAAAGATAAAGGTATTGAACACAAAGTTGTCTTCATCGAAATTCATCAGTTGATACCTGCCGAAACGTCCTCCACCGAGGCCATGAAAACCTGTTTCCGTGGCAGCGCCCGTAATAAGAGACATAACCTGCGACATGGGGCCGTAAGCGAGATCCGTCGGTTTTCCTTTAATGGTTACCTTGATATCGCCCCTTACTCCCGGTTCATCGCCATAGAGAAATTTAACGGCTTTGGCTGTTATCTTGTAGGCGCCTGATACGGCTGCACAGGAGTGTCCCGCCATTTTTACGGCATCTGCATATTTAAAGACCATGACTTCACCTTCATCCATGGCTCCCAGCACATAAGATAAAGGATCTTTCATCCTGATCTCCTCTGCTTCATCAAAAAAACTCTCTTTCCAATTACTCTGTCCTTCGGGCATAGCGATACTCCTTGAATTTATTAACCTGGAAACGGCAGTTGGGCATGGTTTCCGGGATTAAGGTTCTATTTTATAGGCCTGCGGTCCCGGTGACAAGCTAAATCGGGTATTTTTATCTTAATTGTAATTTGGAAAAACCGACCTCAATTGATCACTTGCTTCGCCTGTAAAAAAGATGCGCCAGCAGTGAGACTGCAAAAAGGAGAAGCCCCCAGAAAACGATTTTTGCGCCGGGGTCCTTGTTGACGGTTAGAACAGCTGTTTTGGAAATACTTAACTTCCCGGCAGAGAGGGTCATACCATCATAAGAAAGGGTTTTATAGGAAGGATTATAAGGGGTAAGCCACTTTCTCGCCACGAGCTTCATATCTTTAAAAAGCAAAATCTCCATGGCGCCGTATCTTTCATCAATTTTTCCAGCCGTTACCGTCAATCCCCCGGCGCCCAGATAGGCATCTTTGCCGGGAGCCAGGAGAAAAGAAAAAGTCCTTTCCCCGTCACTGCTGTTCAGAATAATACCTTTTGTGTAGGATTGTACATTTTTTATATAGACGGCTATATCTCTATAAACAAGGGGCGAATTTATTTCTACCTTGTGTTTTTTGAGGATTTTCTTGCCGGAAAGCAAGTCAACAGTGGCCCACATTTCTTCAGGGTATCCTCTCCGGCCTATTTCCATGGTTGCATCGTTTAGCTTGAGCAACAGGCCGGGGGCTTCTTTTATTTTATAGATCTCCCCCTTTTTTACAGGGATCTCTGCCCCCCTGAATCCCCAGAGGCTCCCCGCAAGGTGGCCCGCCAGGGCAATAAGAAAACCGATATGGGCTATGTAAGGAAGGAATGCTCTAAGCCTGAGGCCTCTCTCTTTTTCTATGTCTTCACTGACACGTGTCTCTTCGTCATCTGCTGCTTCGATTTGCTTGCCTCTCCAGGCCTTCACAAGGGCTGCAAGACGTTCATAGGTGCAAAGGATGGTATTAATAGAGAAAATAAAGACAAGGGCTATGAGAAGAATGATCCACCATGACAGGGCAGGGGAGTTTCTGCTAATCCAGTTGATGAGGACGTAGCTGTCTATCGTATCAAAGTCCTCCCTGTGAAAAAGAAGGGCAAAGGAGCCAGTCATCGTTACCGCCACAATGAGGTAGGTAAGAAGCAGGGTCAGTTTTATGGAACTCAGGTATTTATACATTTTTCCAATTTTTTAAAAAAATATTTTGACACTGATTTATTATGATAAATTATGATTATCACAGATAAAACTCTTAAAATATTATTAATTTGCCAGGTTAGAAATGACCGCTTAATATATTTTCAGCAAAATCATGTAAATCATAGTTAATCAGTGTAAATCTGTGTCTAATGATCTCATCACTTACAAATTATGACTGCTTTTCATCATCAGCCCTACGCCTACATAAGTAAAGATGACAACTGCAAAGCCGAAAATGGTCATCCAGGCGACCCTTTTGCCGCGCCAGCTTTTAAGATAATGACCATGAATAATACCGGCAAAATAGAACCATAAAATAAATGACCAGATTGTTTTCGGTTCCCAGAACCAGTAATTACCCCAGGCAAGATAGGCCCAGATGGCGCCGCTGAACATGGCAAGCGAAAAAAAGGAAAATCCCCATACATTGGCCGAGTTAACCATCTCCTCGTAGATTTTCCCCTTCTTGAAATCCTTATTCATATAAAAAAGGAAGAAAAAGGCTGCCGAAAAGGAGAGGGTAAAGAGGGCATAGCCTGCAAAGGAGGCCATCACATGGACCTCAAACCAGATCGTTTTGAGCGCCAGGAAAAGGGGCGTAAATTTATGGTCTGCCCTTATGGCCAGGAAAAGCAGCATCCATGCCACGGGCAGTGAGATAAGCTCTATCATCCTGACAGGATAGCGAAGACCGTAAACAAGCGTAGAGATCCCGACACAAAAACTGAAGAAAAGAAGCGTTTCGTAAAGGTTCGCCATCGGTGCATGACCTACGTAGTAAGATCTTACAATAAGGGCTGCCAGATGAAAGAGCAGGGCGGGAATGAGGATAAACCTGAATAAAGGGGTGCCTTCTCTATTTTTCAATGCTTCCGTGAGGGCCACTGCAAAGCTGATTATATAGAGGGTAAGTGCTCCCATAGAGAGGAGGTTGGCTGTAT
This genomic window contains:
- a CDS encoding Nif3-like dinuclear metal center hexameric protein — its product is MILIKDLFSIMEEIAPARYAADWDNVGLQIGNPHDGARGIMVALDTSLAAVKEAASKGFNLLVTHHPFLFSPVKTIDFSTPQGKIIKEAIGSGLTVFSAHTNLDSTEGGINDMLGDLLGLTETSPMEPFEGNNSAGMGRVGSVKGEKNLGEFAALVKERFNVDSIKVLGNGDKKISRIALCGGSGGSLIRLASKLGAQLYISGDISYHQAREAEDMGLSIIDPGHFSSEKIVVEGLAKILREKLQIKKIDLPVAAFCGEKEPFVVV
- a CDS encoding C4-type zinc ribbon domain-containing protein; translation: MKDQLKLLEQLQEIDQKIERIKSDIDFFPREAERLEAALGEDELVATEIKDELAIHEKQKKEFDEELTINTEKLTKFKERLREIKTNTEYQASLKEIDQATKRNTEIEDELLELMEKTEEESKKLETAEADFAEKKAAMEEEKRKLLANREKMEAELETVRGERDTHLKTILPEAAAVYETVSSRLKRGPVIISVNGNACSGCHMHIPPQLVNDVMRYEKLYQCPNCHRIIKVED
- a CDS encoding FmdE family protein, with the translated sequence MPEGQSNWKESFFDEAEEIRMKDPLSYVLGAMDEGEVMVFKYADAVKMAGHSCAAVSGAYKITAKAVKFLYGDEPGVRGDIKVTIKGKPTDLAYGPMSQVMSLITGAATETGFHGLGGGRFGRYQLMNFDEDNFVFNTFIFERRDNGKKVKIVYNPQALPENPRMGEVAGLTISGAASKEQKEEFFSLWQGKVKKILLEEDRYAGLFEVEEVA
- a CDS encoding cytochrome c biogenesis protein ResB; its protein translation is MYKYLSSIKLTLLLTYLIVAVTMTGSFALLFHREDFDTIDSYVLINWISRNSPALSWWIILLIALVFIFSINTILCTYERLAALVKAWRGKQIEAADDEETRVSEDIEKERGLRLRAFLPYIAHIGFLIALAGHLAGSLWGFRGAEIPVKKGEIYKIKEAPGLLLKLNDATMEIGRRGYPEEMWATVDLLSGKKILKKHKVEINSPLVYRDIAVYIKNVQSYTKGIILNSSDGERTFSFLLAPGKDAYLGAGGLTVTAGKIDERYGAMEILLFKDMKLVARKWLTPYNPSYKTLSYDGMTLSAGKLSISKTAVLTVNKDPGAKIVFWGLLLFAVSLLAHLFYRRSK
- the ccsA gene encoding cytochrome c biogenesis protein CcsA; its protein translation is MQYTANLLSMGALTLYIISFAVALTEALKNREGTPLFRFILIPALLFHLAALIVRSYYVGHAPMANLYETLLFFSFCVGISTLVYGLRYPVRMIELISLPVAWMLLFLAIRADHKFTPLFLALKTIWFEVHVMASFAGYALFTLSFSAAFFFLFYMNKDFKKGKIYEEMVNSANVWGFSFFSLAMFSGAIWAYLAWGNYWFWEPKTIWSFILWFYFAGIIHGHYLKSWRGKRVAWMTIFGFAVVIFTYVGVGLMMKSSHNL